Proteins from a genomic interval of Methanococcoides sp. AM1:
- a CDS encoding PQQ-binding-like beta-propeller repeat protein — translation MPMLVSAADWTQFQVNTQRTGITSDKAPITAPETSQCWDTYVASNGMGGIDIVPLVVGDMVYVSTFDGSVWAYDKNTGVLQWTNSSSGGGFLTGNLAYGNGKLFVPTNAGKVHAFDAVTGVQLWNVTVSSGELNSPITFIGDRIYIGDFEGDNKYYCYDGTGTECWSRPSSSGKQYKWAGASVVGSSGDYLVFGDDGSYITSVNKNDGTTVDELNMSSLWPGFDALQISSSICYNEENNRIYFSSKAGYCYAVGMNPDGTFNESDVIRQDIDLASTSTPVVYNGRVYVGSGLYGSNGKFYCLNESDLSPIWSHTPNGGVQASPVISTAYDNGDGEIYIYFTTNSQYSKTYCLKDLPGNTQMDVMWEYQPPSEKNQYTLQGVSISNGRIFYGNDLGYLFSLATSESLNTQYVFADFTANTTSGDAPLTVQFNDLSTGATMWRWDVDGDGNTDYTVRDPVHIYDTAGVYNVTLTAIGSQGMDMKTKVGYINVDWNPWNNPESDGGSLITNSEIQFAVFKWKKQTPIDTGHIISNSDIQLLVFKWKKQTPM, via the coding sequence ATGCCGATGTTGGTTTCAGCAGCCGACTGGACACAATTCCAGGTGAATACACAAAGGACAGGCATAACGTCTGACAAAGCACCTATAACCGCGCCTGAAACTTCGCAGTGCTGGGACACGTATGTGGCTTCAAATGGCATGGGGGGAATAGATATTGTTCCTCTTGTTGTCGGGGACATGGTGTATGTATCAACATTTGACGGGTCGGTGTGGGCATATGATAAGAACACAGGAGTGCTGCAATGGACAAATTCCTCAAGTGGCGGTGGTTTCCTTACAGGGAACCTTGCGTACGGTAACGGAAAGCTGTTCGTTCCCACCAATGCCGGGAAGGTCCATGCTTTCGACGCTGTGACAGGAGTTCAGCTCTGGAATGTCACAGTATCTTCCGGAGAATTGAATTCTCCTATCACGTTCATTGGTGACAGGATATACATCGGTGACTTTGAAGGAGATAACAAATATTACTGCTATGATGGTACCGGGACAGAATGCTGGAGCAGGCCATCTTCCAGCGGAAAACAGTATAAATGGGCAGGAGCATCAGTGGTTGGAAGTTCAGGGGATTACCTTGTTTTCGGGGACGATGGGTCCTATATTACTTCCGTCAACAAAAATGACGGCACAACCGTGGACGAACTTAATATGTCCTCCCTGTGGCCGGGTTTTGATGCCCTCCAGATCTCTTCATCGATCTGCTACAACGAGGAGAACAACAGGATCTACTTTTCATCCAAAGCAGGTTACTGCTATGCCGTAGGTATGAACCCGGACGGAACTTTCAATGAATCGGATGTAATCAGGCAGGATATTGATCTGGCGAGTACCTCAACTCCTGTGGTCTATAATGGCAGGGTATACGTAGGAAGTGGCCTTTACGGATCTAATGGGAAATTCTATTGCCTGAATGAATCGGACCTCTCACCAATATGGAGCCATACTCCAAATGGCGGTGTACAGGCTTCTCCTGTGATATCCACAGCCTATGATAACGGGGACGGTGAGATCTATATCTACTTCACCACAAATAGTCAATATTCAAAGACATATTGCCTGAAGGATCTTCCGGGAAACACCCAGATGGACGTGATGTGGGAATACCAGCCACCTTCAGAGAAGAACCAGTATACCCTTCAGGGAGTTTCCATCTCGAACGGCAGGATATTCTATGGCAATGATCTTGGCTACCTGTTCAGCCTTGCTACCAGTGAAAGCCTCAACACGCAATATGTCTTTGCGGATTTCACGGCAAATACAACCTCAGGGGATGCTCCACTCACTGTGCAATTCAACGATCTGTCCACCGGAGCAACCATGTGGAGATGGGACGTGGATGGTGATGGAAACACGGACTATACCGTAAGGGATCCTGTACACATTTATGATACGGCAGGCGTTTACAACGTAACCCTGACAGCGATAGGTTCACAGGGAATGGACATGAAAACAAAGGTGGGCTATATCAATGTCGATTGGAATCCCTGGAACAACCCTGAGTCAGATGGTGGAAGCTTGATAACAAACAGCGAGATTCAGTTTGCCGTGTTCAAATGGAAAAAGCAGACCCCGATAGATACGGGTCACATAATTTCAAATTCGGACATCCAGCTACTTGTGTTTAAATGGAAAAAGCAGACCCCGATGTAA
- a CDS encoding nitrous oxide reductase family maturation protein NosD, whose translation MNVNRTFGLLLMVAIVAVTALATPALADIGLTSDRSISVTEAAPGDTFTVTVSMECTDFTSTDHLTAMAVTEILPSGWIFTEVDSTGYGSPTVIGDSYTWQAVAQEMVPGDIVTFVYDVTIPAGESGGVQSISGTSSAWTFDSEVYLSGTTLGDTDVNVLHNPIISISPGDSLQAAVDAAQDGDTIMMAPGAYDLDVNSIGMGVLSIAKPNLTFMADGGEVIIAPTGGMPSIFIGLDPADDFSAFPIYDASGTSFVGITFDDGLAISCPESIGDSNSAYAYSDALYDGCSFNLPAGDFETLCLADNSVVRNSTFGAYTKLVLTGNDVTIEDNSGNGNIRGDSSNLILRGNTLDNVYIVNQGGNLLIENNVFEGTSGNINAYNSGSNIIRYNEFRNATSAIKFNGQVYLNNFINCDGISAYNNGVPAVCNTSTPVTYSYRGTTYTGYLGNYYSDYAGEDSNGDGVGEDWYLISDIPPVNDTYPLMGAWNAENSEVESSLVLMSYEVTLDKYGKIDPSSVDPAAGTSWDSSTDLAALMETGLDIDASYSPASDPYPASFWINDIGAVGGTGWGILINGIPADNGLGANYLNDGDVVEFYAPLWTQDETGTWVAGADGANYGVCINVNMNENTPVIATRDIMYQTFMQDSFLEAEGVTQHNATLVTITMEAVGDIEALTLKENVPEGWILTPSDNNGSSFREYPDAADTYEWVWADNMTDGEEVTISYIVQIPYDEPMADYTFTGLVSAFALGADVDDIPVGGDASIAISDDWNPWDDVDSVADENVVTSELQQAINCWLTDAPAPVTEAQITTDRLQFVITQWLDSPE comes from the coding sequence ATGAATGTAAATAGAACATTTGGGCTATTGTTGATGGTGGCAATAGTAGCTGTTACTGCCCTGGCAACCCCTGCCCTGGCAGATATAGGTTTGACTTCAGATCGATCCATCTCGGTTACCGAGGCGGCACCAGGTGATACTTTCACAGTTACAGTGTCGATGGAATGCACAGATTTTACCTCCACTGATCATCTTACCGCGATGGCTGTTACAGAAATCCTTCCAAGCGGCTGGATTTTCACAGAAGTGGACAGTACAGGTTATGGCAGTCCCACTGTTATCGGTGATTCATACACTTGGCAGGCTGTTGCCCAGGAAATGGTTCCCGGGGACATTGTAACCTTTGTTTATGATGTTACCATTCCTGCCGGTGAAAGTGGTGGTGTCCAGAGTATCAGCGGAACATCATCTGCATGGACATTTGACTCTGAGGTATATTTATCGGGCACGACTCTCGGCGACACAGATGTCAATGTCCTTCACAACCCAATAATTTCAATCAGCCCAGGCGACTCCCTGCAGGCAGCAGTGGACGCTGCACAGGACGGGGACACAATCATGATGGCTCCTGGTGCATATGATCTTGATGTTAACTCAATTGGAATGGGTGTTTTGTCCATAGCCAAGCCTAACCTTACTTTCATGGCTGACGGCGGGGAAGTAATCATTGCTCCAACAGGCGGCATGCCTTCAATTTTTATAGGGTTAGATCCAGCAGACGACTTTTCAGCATTTCCAATATATGATGCATCTGGAACTTCATTTGTAGGAATAACTTTTGATGATGGACTTGCTATAAGTTGTCCTGAATCTATTGGTGATAGCAATAGTGCATACGCTTACTCTGATGCGTTATATGATGGTTGTAGCTTTAACCTTCCTGCTGGTGATTTTGAAACCCTTTGTCTTGCAGACAATTCAGTTGTCAGAAATTCTACATTTGGAGCATATACTAAGCTCGTGCTTACTGGCAATGATGTAACAATTGAGGATAACAGCGGCAATGGTAATATAAGAGGTGACTCCAGCAATTTGATTTTAAGAGGCAACACACTTGATAACGTGTACATTGTCAATCAAGGGGGTAACCTCTTAATAGAGAACAATGTATTTGAAGGCACTTCTGGAAATATTAATGCTTACAACTCCGGTAGTAACATCATTCGTTACAATGAATTCAGAAATGCTACATCTGCCATAAAATTTAATGGCCAGGTATACCTGAACAATTTCATTAATTGTGACGGTATTAGCGCATACAATAACGGAGTACCGGCAGTTTGTAACACCTCCACTCCGGTAACCTACTCCTACAGGGGTACAACCTACACAGGTTACCTCGGTAACTACTATTCCGACTACGCAGGTGAAGACAGCAACGGTGACGGTGTTGGTGAAGATTGGTATTTGATCTCTGACATTCCTCCGGTTAACGACACCTACCCACTCATGGGCGCATGGAATGCTGAGAACAGTGAAGTCGAATCCAGCCTTGTGTTGATGTCATATGAAGTTACACTTGACAAATACGGCAAGATCGATCCAAGTTCAGTCGACCCTGCTGCAGGAACTTCCTGGGATTCCAGTACAGACCTTGCAGCTCTTATGGAAACCGGTCTTGATATCGATGCAAGCTATTCCCCTGCATCAGATCCATATCCTGCTTCCTTCTGGATCAATGATATCGGTGCTGTAGGCGGTACAGGTTGGGGAATTCTGATCAATGGAATTCCAGCAGATAATGGTCTCGGTGCCAATTATCTCAATGATGGCGATGTCGTTGAGTTCTATGCTCCACTCTGGACACAGGATGAAACCGGTACATGGGTTGCTGGCGCAGACGGTGCAAACTATGGTGTGTGCATCAATGTCAACATGAACGAAAATACTCCGGTAATTGCAACCAGGGATATCATGTACCAGACCTTCATGCAGGACAGCTTCCTCGAAGCTGAAGGTGTCACACAGCACAATGCAACCCTTGTGACCATTACAATGGAAGCTGTAGGAGATATTGAAGCATTGACTCTTAAGGAAAATGTTCCAGAAGGATGGATATTAACTCCTTCAGACAACAATGGTTCATCATTCAGGGAATACCCTGATGCAGCAGATACCTATGAATGGGTATGGGCAGACAATATGACTGATGGAGAGGAAGTAACCATCTCATACATCGTACAGATTCCATACGATGAGCCTATGGCTGACTATACCTTCACAGGTCTGGTTTCTGCATTCGCTCTTGGAGCAGATGTTGATGACATTCCTGTAGGTGGGGATGCTTCTATTGCAATCAGCGATGACTGGAACCCATGGGATGATGTTGACTCTGTAGCTGATGAGAACGTGGTCACCAGTGAACTGCAGCAGGCAATCAACTGCTGGCTTACCGACGCACCTGCTCCGGTAACAGAGGCACAAATTACCACAGACAGGTTGCAGTTCGTCATCACACAGTGGCTTGACTCTCCTGAATAA
- a CDS encoding PQQ-binding-like beta-propeller repeat protein, with the protein MQSRNLALVISAMMLVGLLAIPASADTDWAQFQGDSDKNAFTAEDGPTSVSTSWETYIGGGGWMGVDSTPIVVGNYVYAMSSNGNLSKVSDTGTAVTSGNWPVDLAGSGFQNSVAATNGSAIFVVTTGYSSATPTLYAIDADDGSTLWDETIGTSDYQCSCPILYDNGKLYFGTVKMSNLDATNDSDDGTYYCYDEDGTLEWSTSTTDNKGYYWAGACSVGNYIVYGNDAGNVTLVEKADGDVADSFDISTVFSDNAEIRSTCVFDSTNKRIYFTSKSGYCYFVGLDYNQFTQVYSFDTTDTASSSSMSYSTSTPAIDIGGDVVYVCAGSFSSGGLFALNADDLSENWQHGSDGAQSSPVVSEDLDSTKNVVYYTTNVAQGTCYAVRDDGSGSNDYTQKFAYTPTNDNYILQGVAISGSQVFFGNDDGYLIGLA; encoded by the coding sequence ATGCAATCAAGAAATTTAGCACTAGTAATTAGTGCAATGATGCTCGTGGGTTTGCTTGCAATCCCTGCATCTGCCGATACAGACTGGGCACAGTTCCAGGGAGATTCCGACAAGAACGCTTTTACGGCTGAAGACGGACCTACCTCTGTCAGTACAAGTTGGGAAACCTATATTGGAGGCGGTGGCTGGATGGGAGTCGATTCCACCCCTATTGTAGTAGGTAACTACGTATATGCAATGTCCTCTAATGGAAATCTTTCCAAGGTAAGTGATACAGGAACTGCAGTTACTTCAGGAAACTGGCCAGTTGATCTGGCTGGAAGCGGTTTCCAGAATTCTGTAGCAGCAACAAACGGAAGTGCAATTTTCGTAGTAACAACAGGTTATAGCAGCGCCACACCAACGCTTTACGCAATCGATGCAGATGATGGTAGCACACTCTGGGATGAGACAATTGGAACCAGCGATTACCAGTGTTCATGCCCTATCCTCTACGATAATGGTAAACTTTACTTTGGTACTGTCAAGATGAGCAACCTCGATGCCACCAATGATAGTGATGATGGAACCTATTATTGCTATGATGAAGACGGAACTCTGGAATGGAGCACTTCTACAACAGACAACAAAGGATACTACTGGGCAGGAGCATGCAGTGTAGGCAATTATATTGTCTATGGTAACGATGCCGGTAATGTAACCCTGGTCGAGAAAGCCGATGGTGATGTTGCAGATTCCTTTGACATCAGCACTGTATTCTCTGACAATGCAGAAATCAGGTCAACATGTGTTTTCGATAGTACAAATAAGAGAATATATTTCACCTCCAAGAGTGGCTATTGCTACTTTGTAGGACTGGATTACAACCAATTTACCCAGGTATACTCCTTCGACACCACCGATACCGCAAGCAGTTCCAGTATGTCCTACAGTACATCCACTCCTGCAATTGACATCGGCGGAGATGTTGTTTATGTTTGCGCAGGCAGCTTTAGCAGTGGCGGACTGTTTGCTCTGAATGCTGATGATCTCTCCGAGAACTGGCAACACGGTTCAGATGGCGCACAGTCATCCCCTGTGGTAAGTGAAGATCTGGACAGCACTAAGAACGTTGTCTACTACACTACAAACGTAGCCCAGGGCACATGTTATGCCGTAAGGGACGATGGTTCTGGTAGCAACGATTACACCCAAAAGTTCGCATACACTCCTACCAACGATAACTACATACTTCAGGGTGTAGCAATTTCAGGCAGCCAGGTCTTCTTCGGTAACGATGATGGTTACCTTATTGGACTTGCATAA
- a CDS encoding DUF4430 domain-containing protein codes for MKTEKIISIALVALLSVMMVGAAAAEPVEIFDGGVNLEAGTFTFVPSNNPTASYQVDTLTDHGALDAASNDEIDGFTYNASDAYYGYFGSFFLTDINGIENTDETSWFIYINDQLAPYGLSDNAVEDDDKITFLYAPFEYTVVAPYIDVDTANATYIVEIEVEIEEVEDEIDLIEFFDGEVKLETGTFTFVPSNNPTASYQVDTLTDHGALDAASNDENDGFTYNASDAYYGYFGSFFLTDINGIENTDETSWFIYINDQLAPYGLSANDVGDNDQLTFLYAPFEYTFVPPYIDVDAANATYVVEIEVEVDET; via the coding sequence ATGAAAACAGAAAAAATAATAAGTATAGCCTTAGTTGCACTTCTCAGTGTAATGATGGTTGGTGCTGCAGCAGCAGAGCCAGTTGAAATATTTGATGGAGGTGTGAACTTAGAAGCAGGTACTTTCACTTTCGTGCCTTCAAATAATCCTACTGCCAGTTATCAGGTTGACACACTGACTGATCATGGTGCCCTTGATGCAGCTTCTAATGATGAAATCGATGGATTTACTTATAATGCATCTGATGCATACTATGGATATTTCGGTTCATTTTTCCTTACTGACATAAATGGAATCGAAAATACCGATGAAACATCATGGTTCATTTACATAAATGACCAGCTTGCACCATATGGACTTAGTGACAATGCAGTAGAAGATGATGATAAGATAACATTCCTCTATGCTCCATTTGAATATACAGTTGTAGCACCTTACATTGATGTAGACACAGCAAATGCAACATACATTGTTGAGATTGAAGTGGAAATCGAGGAAGTTGAGGACGAAATTGACTTGATAGAGTTCTTTGATGGTGAAGTCAAACTAGAAACAGGTACTTTCACTTTCGTGCCTTCCAACAACCCGACTGCTAGTTATCAGGTTGACACACTGACTGATCATGGTGCCCTTGATGCAGCTTCTAATGATGAAAATGATGGATTTACCTATAATGCATCTGATGCATACTATGGATATTTCGGTTCATTTTTCCTTACTGACATAAATGGAATCGAAAATACCGATGAAACATCATGGTTTATTTACATAAATGACCAGCTTGCACCATACGGACTTAGTGCCAATGATGTAGGTGACAACGATCAGCTGACATTCCTTTATGCACCGTTTGAATACACATTTGTACCACCTTACATCGATGTAGATGCAGCAAATGCAACATACGTCGTTGAGATCGAAGTGGAGGTAGACGAGACGTAA
- a CDS encoding PQQ-binding-like beta-propeller repeat protein has translation MNVKRTISLLLLMVIVYLTVMATPALADIGLTATRSISVTDAEPGDTFTVTVELECTGSSTDHLVSMQTTETLPSGWIFAEVDNAGYGSPTPIGDSYTWQAVAQEISPGDTVTYVYTVTIPSGEGPGAKSITGEANAFAFDAEILVGGAVTGDSTVEIIGDEVFTSTDWPLIGKDLYNNAVTSDRAPVQEPDMSESWSTMTYGIAGAYGIDVHPLVVGDMVYVSAMGSVFAVDRNTGDIKWTNDIAEGVTAPLGTPAYGNGKLFVTAFGKFYAYDAISGDELFNVTVDSENLEFTQLNTPVMYDDGRVYFGEWQSFGETNRKYFCYNEDGTLAWTYVSPTGKGYYWAGASVVGRYMIFGDDALHLTSLDKYDGTVVDEVNVSELLGFGYGGERDEIRNSITYVPETGRLYSSSEAGYCFSIGFNQDGTFNTADARKASIGKSTCTPTVYNGRVYVGTGTFTGSGDVYCLNEADLSQIWKYTPNGGVQGSPVISTAYDDGDGEVYIYFTTNIDDARVYCLKDYTGNTEPELQWYYEAPSELNEYTLHGVAIKDGRIFYGNDRGYLFGLAEWNPWDDPHSTLSSAIDTAELQEAINCWLTDEPAPVTDSIITTDRLQNLINLWLTS, from the coding sequence ATGAATGTAAAAAGAACAATTAGTTTATTGCTGCTTATGGTAATAGTTTACCTTACTGTCATGGCAACTCCTGCCCTGGCAGATATAGGGTTGACAGCAACTCGATCTATTTCGGTGACTGATGCAGAGCCGGGAGATACCTTTACCGTTACAGTGGAGCTGGAATGTACCGGTTCTTCCACTGATCATCTTGTATCCATGCAAACTACAGAAACATTGCCAAGTGGCTGGATTTTCGCAGAAGTCGACAATGCGGGTTATGGCAGTCCTACTCCTATCGGAGATTCCTATACATGGCAGGCTGTTGCTCAGGAAATATCTCCCGGGGATACCGTAACTTATGTCTATACTGTCACCATCCCTTCCGGAGAAGGTCCCGGTGCTAAAAGTATTACTGGGGAGGCAAATGCATTTGCTTTTGATGCAGAGATCCTTGTGGGTGGTGCAGTCACCGGTGATTCCACAGTAGAGATTATCGGTGATGAGGTATTCACTTCCACGGACTGGCCCCTGATCGGCAAAGATCTGTACAACAATGCTGTCACAAGCGACAGGGCTCCTGTTCAGGAACCGGATATGTCAGAATCCTGGTCTACTATGACATACGGGATAGCAGGTGCTTATGGAATCGATGTGCACCCTCTTGTAGTAGGGGATATGGTTTATGTGTCAGCAATGGGCTCCGTATTTGCAGTTGACAGGAACACAGGGGATATTAAATGGACGAATGATATTGCCGAAGGTGTCACTGCTCCCCTTGGAACCCCGGCTTACGGGAACGGTAAACTGTTTGTTACCGCTTTCGGGAAATTTTATGCGTATGACGCCATATCAGGCGATGAGCTGTTTAATGTCACTGTTGATTCTGAAAACCTGGAATTCACCCAGTTGAACACTCCTGTAATGTATGATGATGGCAGGGTTTATTTCGGGGAATGGCAAAGTTTCGGAGAAACAAACCGCAAGTACTTCTGTTATAATGAAGATGGCACATTGGCCTGGACATATGTTTCACCTACCGGAAAGGGCTATTACTGGGCCGGAGCGTCAGTTGTGGGAAGATATATGATTTTTGGTGATGATGCCCTTCATCTTACATCCCTGGACAAATATGACGGAACCGTTGTTGATGAAGTAAACGTTTCCGAACTACTGGGCTTTGGTTATGGCGGAGAACGGGATGAGATCAGGAATTCGATAACATATGTTCCGGAAACAGGTCGCCTCTATTCCTCTTCAGAAGCGGGTTACTGCTTCTCGATCGGTTTCAATCAGGACGGCACCTTCAACACTGCGGATGCCCGGAAGGCCTCCATCGGTAAAAGCACATGTACTCCAACTGTTTACAATGGCAGGGTATACGTGGGTACAGGTACTTTCACAGGCTCGGGAGATGTTTATTGCCTCAACGAAGCTGATCTTTCACAGATCTGGAAATACACTCCGAATGGTGGTGTACAGGGCTCTCCGGTAATATCCACTGCCTACGATGACGGGGATGGGGAAGTATACATCTACTTCACCACGAACATTGATGATGCAAGGGTATATTGCCTGAAGGATTATACGGGAAATACTGAGCCTGAACTTCAGTGGTACTATGAAGCCCCCTCTGAACTGAATGAATATACGCTGCATGGTGTGGCGATAAAGGACGGTCGTATATTCTATGGCAATGACAGGGGCTATCTTTTCGGGCTTGCAGAGTGGAACCCATGGGATGATCCACACTCGACTTTAAGTTCAGCTATCGATACAGCAGAACTGCAGGAGGCGATCAATTGCTGGCTAACGGATGAACCCGCACCAGTAACAGATTCTATAATCACAACTGACAGGTTGCAGAATCTGATCAATCTATGGCTAACTTCCTAA
- a CDS encoding PGF-CTERM sorting domain-containing protein: MSSPALADEGITVGRDISEDTVSAGDSFIVTVSLSSTDSYKAPMIDEDLPEGWTVSMVQDNGALFKESTHEWMWSGHILPGESRDLVYEVTVPSSEKAGTYIIHGKASFYTSSDEYISVPIIGDDTITITGSSSSGNTGNTDDSSSTVSSLTDTSTSSAEIIPEESVEVNKEESNVDPVTGGEPVGELENTEVSRDDVQSQDSEPNTPGFELIMAVSGLLMSLFCVKGTKRQK; this comes from the coding sequence ATGTCTTCTCCGGCACTAGCCGATGAAGGTATTACTGTTGGTAGAGATATTTCAGAAGATACCGTTAGTGCAGGTGACAGCTTCATAGTAACCGTTAGTTTGTCTTCCACTGACTCATACAAGGCTCCAATGATTGACGAAGACCTTCCTGAAGGGTGGACTGTGAGCATGGTTCAGGATAATGGAGCTCTTTTCAAGGAATCGACCCATGAATGGATGTGGTCTGGTCATATACTCCCGGGTGAATCCAGGGATCTGGTATATGAAGTGACGGTTCCATCAAGTGAAAAAGCAGGAACTTATATTATTCATGGTAAAGCATCGTTTTATACAAGTTCCGATGAATACATTTCCGTCCCGATCATAGGTGATGACACGATCACTATTACAGGCTCTTCGTCTTCTGGAAACACAGGTAATACCGACGATTCTTCTTCAACTGTCTCTTCTTTAACAGATACTTCCACTTCTTCTGCTGAAATAATTCCGGAAGAAAGCGTTGAAGTGAATAAAGAAGAAAGTAATGTTGATCCGGTCACCGGGGGAGAACCTGTAGGGGAACTTGAAAACACTGAAGTTTCCCGGGATGATGTACAATCTCAGGATTCGGAGCCTAATACTCCGGGTTTTGAACTTATAATGGCTGTTTCAGGACTACTGATGTCTTTATTTTGTGTAAAAGGTACTAAAAGACAAAAATAA